Within the Manduca sexta isolate Smith_Timp_Sample1 chromosome 19, JHU_Msex_v1.0, whole genome shotgun sequence genome, the region TAAACcagtatttttaatcttatgcACAAtaggataaaaaaatcaatgcaGACAAATTTAAAGTTTGACAAGGATACAATATTTCCGCTTTTAGCATAGagtggattaaaaaaataacacttttaagTGTCAAATTGAGTCATGGCCGATTTTAACAACCTTTCCCAATCTCTTACTTCAGATTTAACAtaagaataaaccaattaaaataagacaTTTGTAAGTACGTCAAACAAACTAtaatctgattggtccatttctgCTATCGACTCAAAGacagcgattgggatcgtttattaaaatcggcTGTTATcgggttaaggcgatacctcaaggtccattttcatacattttgtttcggctttaatctgggtaactaaacaagtattggcaagtaaagaatttaaattcacgtctagttagtgattagttctcgcagttgaaaaatttcgtcatattaaattttaaaggccgaaatatccatgattattaattacttttcttCAACTGCAGTCACTAACTTTTTAATTctactaaatactatttaaacagatacaaaataaaatgaacaacAAGTAATAGGATAATTATTAGTCAGTTACGAGTATGAAATCTAGAGTCAAAGATACCTATGCTTTGttgttattaaagtttttgaGATAGAGTAATGCTAGAGTGATATGCGAATTTAAATACGATTGCACAAAGTccaaatttatgtaaaatacaataacatttcTAAATTATTAGATAAGCTTGTGTAGAATAACGattaataaaattcatgttGGAAATATGGCAAATATCGAAACGAAACATTTGTATGACATGTTCTGGGTtacgaaaatgtaaaatataacttgTTCAGCTTGTGAAGCGAAATTTGGTTACGGGCTAAGCTCTCATAGTTTGTTTAGAATTGAATTTAATcgaatttcaattatttttataataaaatctcgAATTTGAtgtgttgttttattacatactgaattctttatttattattttaaacatccttATTCCCTGGTGACCTAGTTGGTCTAGAGGGACCATATTATATGGGTTGGGAACCCGGACATCCTGGTTTGATTCCCAGGTTGACCAACTCTTAGTGTGGGCTTTCAACTCAATTTAACACTGAATAAAGTTCCCTAGAAAGGGTTGATATCGGGTAGGCAGTAAGCTATAAAAAGTTTGCTAAATATACCTACGATACACAGCAACCATATATTAGATAGAGAAAGTaaggtgaaataaaaaatatatccctaCACCAAGCATTACAATATATTGTGTTAGATAATAAGGTTAAAATAAATCGTATGAAActcagttttattattttaccataTCTCAGAAACACAATCACATCACATGACCATATTGATTTCTAAGggaaaacataaaagaaatacatataacaatattttaaattacatctaACTACCTATTGTTGCCAGTTTCATTTCCCACTCATAGCCCAACtgagatagtttaaaattttattcaattgttaTGTCTGTAATGACAGATTGTGTCTACaagtacttaaatttatttttaatttaagccATAATCTAATAgttgcctgcctcggtggcgtagttgtattgcatgtccggtacaacagcgctctgaggtcctgggttcgaatcccgggtcgggcaaagtgatatttgggtttttctgctcagtatcagccggagtctggaatttgtgcccgatatggcgataggctcgcctcctatcacatcatgggacggaacatacttggcgaaaaatgggtgccctggttgcgcctctgcataccccttcggggataaaatgtgtgatgttatgtatgtatgtatgtaatctAATAGGTCTTTGAAACAGGATTTGCAAattgatattcaaataatagaaacaatgtaaaacaataaacttttaataaacataattaataccTTGTACATGTTTGGAAATTGTCACATCTCTAAttgtataactaaaatatttaaatcctcACATTAATAGCCCTTGTGACCTCGAAACCTTCTTCTGTTGTCAAGCTGAAAGGAAATAAAGAGattgttataaaattgcatcattatatacaaaaaatgataatgttatttatatttacctagaacaaattcaattatattggAGCTTATTTTGTAGATTATAaaaccttaaatatatttactcttTCATTTAGTATAAATAGCAGAAGTATTATGGTAATTATAATACGGTCAAGTGCTATGTTAATTATAGAAGTAAGCAAAAGATACCCTatctactgttttattttatggaggggttattttatttacaattattgtaagtaaaaaGAAGTCTATAAAATACTCACTAGAGACCGTTTACACTCAAAGAAACTCTGCCTCAGTTGTATACATTCTTCGGGCACAACCCCATTCTGCAAACATTCACGCGGCGTCTTTTTGTCCTAAAAGATACATtaaaatgctattaaaatattatataagcagTCATTAACTAATCGGAAGCCGACTTACACTTTCTGGGAAATTTAATAAATCGGCAAGATATTACATTCACAAATTtaactatatattaattaaattattttacttaattatgcAATACTAGAAATTCTGTATCTCGTTGGTTACTCTAACAAATCAATTTAGTTTATTGACAGCCAAAATTattcatgaaatatatattttgtaaactaaCCTTTACACAACAATCACTGTTCAGTAAACAAGTCTTTAGATCAGCTCGAATACCGGCGCATGGTGATTGATCTGCTAAGCCAACTTCATCTGGGCCGAAAGATACCATTCTAAATTCtgttatttcttattttctgaagaaaaaaaattaattagcaATATTCAATTCGCAAGGATTCTATTACTATTTGACAATATTGAATGTCAAATTAGCAATGTCAAAAGTCAACTAAATAACATGGCAGTAGCTGGTGTAACAAACAGCCATTCATACTTTctattctattaaaaaaaaacttaaacttttaattattatacctcACAAAAATATCAAGTTACGATGTAAAAGTTACTATATTATACGTAAATAAGTGTATTTAGATTAACATCAAATGTTTAGCCTTTCCCATAGATTATCCAGTTTATTTCTAAAGAATTAGTGGAAAGGAACGGAATCAGCtgataaaaatgacaaatactagtacctaataaataataatccatACTTATcactttgttttgttaataaagtGTCATCAAtgtattttatggaaaaatgAACACGTTGTTCACTGTATCTGTGAGAAGAATTTCGCACGTCTGTACTTTGAAGCCCTACAAGGAGACAAAATGGCTGATGCCCTACGGGAACCCAACCGGGATCTATGTTTACAATTGTGTGGCTAATCAGAGGGTTCCGGTGATTTTGAGCGATCCCCACATCGCAACATGGTATTCCTGCGGCCCCACCGTCTATGATTCGGCACATATTGGTCATGCGAGTTGCTACGTAAAACTAGACATCATTCAAAGGATATTAAAATCATTCTTTAATGTGAACCTGGTGACTGCAATGGGCATTACAGATATCGACGACAAAATCATAAAAAGGGGACTCGAGACGAATATTCACTTCACAAACATCGCTAAACAATATGAAAGCGAGTTCTGGCTCGACATGAACTCTTTAAACATTGAAAAACCACTAATAATCACGCGCGTCTCCGAGCAAATCGATTGTATCGCCAGCTTTGTGAAGAAACTCATTGATAGCGAATTGGCATACGTGTCGAAGACAGgttcagtatattttgataCTAGTAAATTTCCTTCATATGGAAAGTTAAGCAGAATGCAAGACGAAGGTGAGCCATCAGAtgaggaaaagaaaaataaaatggactTTGCTGTATGGAAAGGACACCAGCCAGGAGAACCCCACTGGGATGTCCCCTGGGGTTCTGGAAGACCTGGCTGGCATATAGAATGCTCTGCTATGGCGAGCAAGGTATTTGGTTCACAACTTGACTTCCACGCAGGGGGCATTGATCTGCGCTTCCCACATCATGAGAATGAAGAGGCACAGTCCTGTGCTTATCACAACAGTAGGCAGTGGGCCAATTATTGGATACATGTAGGCCATTTACAAGTTAAAGGTGATACTAAAATGTCCAAATCTTTGAAAACACAATATCCATACcagaattattaaaacatacagTGCAGATACGTTTAGGATGGCTTGCCTGATATCTAACTACAGATATTCCATGGAGTACACAGATGCAGCAATGGAAAATGCTGAAGAAGTTTTGAATAAGTTTAAATTCT harbors:
- the LOC115440449 gene encoding cytochrome c oxidase assembly factor 5 is translated as MVSFGPDEVGLADQSPCAGIRADLKTCLLNSDCCVKDKKTPRECLQNGVVPEECIQLRQSFFECKRSLLDNRRRFRGHKGY
- the LOC119189767 gene encoding probable cysteine--tRNA ligase, mitochondrial is translated as MNTLFTVSVRRISHVCTLKPYKETKWLMPYGNPTGIYVYNCVANQRVPVILSDPHIATWYSCGPTVYDSAHIGHASCYVKLDIIQRILKSFFNVNLVTAMGITDIDDKIIKRGLETNIHFTNIAKQYESEFWLDMNSLNIEKPLIITRVSEQIDCIASFVKKLIDSELAYVSKTGSVYFDTSKFPSYGKLSRMQDEGEPSDEEKKNKMDFAVWKGHQPGEPHWDVPWGSGRPGWHIECSAMASKVFGSQLDFHAGGIDLRFPHHENEEAQSCAYHNSRQWANYWIHVGHLQVKGDTKMSKSLKTQYPYQNY